From Saprospiraceae bacterium, one genomic window encodes:
- the metH gene encoding methionine synthase, giving the protein MTDPKQILNFLETLAAERILVLDGAMGTMIQRFRLSEKDFRSERFINHPVDLKGNNDLLVITRPDIIYQIHCDYLEAGADIIETNTFNANKLSQADYQLEHLVYEMNVEAARIARKAADDFMRQNPSLYKFVAGALGPTNRTGSLSPDVNRPGYRAVNFEDLRSTYYEQAKGLIDGGCDILLVETIFDTLNAKAALFAISELFEEYGQKWPLMVSGTITDASGRTLSGQTVEAFYISMSHMELFSIGLNCALGAKEMKPHLDALEKIATCRISAYPNAGLPNELGAYDQSPEEMKSYIRGFAEEHLVNMVGGCCGTTPDHIRLMAEAVRELKPRAIPENQYHYTMLSGLEPLIFRPELNFVNIGERTNVTGSKAFAKLILTGKFDEALAVARQQVEAGAQIIDVNMDEGLLDGAKAMREFLHLIGSEPDIVKIPVMIDSSKWEVIEAGLQCLQGKSIVNSISLKEGEEVFLAQAKKVKRYGAAVVVMAFDEQGQADSLDRKVEICTRAFHLLIDKANFKAEDIIFDPNIFAIATGIEEHNEYAIHYIEATRIIKKLCPGVKISGGVSNLSFSFRGNETVRRAMHSAFLYHAIQAGMDMGIVNAGVIDIYDDISPELLVLVEDTLFNRRPDATERLTQFADSIKGTSTKDKKAEEAWRSLEPDDRLKYALVKGINEFIIQDTKEALEKLKIPLQIIEGPLMDGMNEVGDLFGAGKMFLPQVVKSARVMKQAVAYLTPLMESENKEENKKGKILLATVKGDVHDIGKNIVGVVLACNSYEIHDLGVMVSADKILESAKEMKADVIGLSGLITPSLDEMVHVAEEMTKRNYAVPLLIGGATTSKLHTALKIEPKYSHPVVHVLDASRAVGVVSNLLNQDKEVRNDYIEQIRSEYEQVRIQREKRNAGKILLSIQQARENKFVFDWKNYQIPVPKKLGIQIHELNLKVLSEYIDWTPFFLSWELAGRYPAIFEDPVVGHEAKKLFEDANQLLKHIIDQKLISAIGITGIFPANSDTDDILIYDVEKPDQINYKLHHLRQQIKKTAGQPNFCLSDYLAPKSSDTKDYIGAFAVTAGIGVDQLVKQYESKHDDYHAILVKAIADRLAEAAAEYLHLQIRTNLWAYSENENLNNDDLISEKYLGIRPAPGYPACPDHTEKDLLWKLLDVEKNTGMILTSSKAMYPAASVSGWYFSHPESKYFGISEIGEDQLEDYCKRKSWTLEEGKKWLSPLLP; this is encoded by the coding sequence ATGACCGATCCGAAACAAATTTTGAATTTTCTAGAGACCTTGGCGGCAGAACGCATCCTGGTATTGGATGGAGCCATGGGTACAATGATTCAGCGATTCAGGCTTTCCGAAAAGGATTTTCGATCTGAAAGATTTATCAATCATCCTGTCGATTTAAAAGGCAACAACGATCTGTTGGTTATTACCAGACCCGATATCATTTATCAGATCCATTGCGATTACCTTGAAGCGGGTGCAGACATCATAGAAACAAATACTTTCAATGCCAACAAATTGTCGCAGGCAGATTATCAGCTGGAACATCTGGTTTATGAAATGAACGTGGAAGCTGCCAGAATTGCACGCAAGGCTGCAGATGATTTTATGCGTCAGAATCCAAGCCTTTATAAATTTGTCGCTGGTGCGCTCGGACCTACCAATCGCACAGGGAGTTTATCACCTGATGTGAATCGACCCGGTTATCGTGCAGTTAATTTTGAGGACCTGAGATCCACTTACTATGAGCAAGCAAAAGGATTGATCGATGGTGGTTGTGATATACTTTTGGTAGAAACCATCTTTGATACCTTAAATGCGAAAGCCGCCCTCTTTGCAATCAGTGAATTATTTGAAGAATATGGCCAAAAATGGCCATTGATGGTTTCGGGTACCATCACCGATGCAAGTGGAAGAACGCTTAGTGGTCAAACCGTCGAAGCATTCTATATTTCAATGAGCCACATGGAACTTTTTAGCATCGGATTAAATTGCGCTTTGGGAGCAAAAGAAATGAAACCCCATTTAGATGCTCTGGAAAAAATAGCTACTTGCAGAATCAGTGCCTATCCCAATGCCGGACTTCCCAACGAATTGGGTGCTTATGATCAAAGTCCAGAAGAAATGAAATCCTACATCAGGGGATTCGCGGAAGAACATTTGGTCAATATGGTGGGAGGCTGTTGCGGAACAACACCGGATCATATTCGCCTTATGGCAGAAGCAGTCAGGGAATTAAAGCCACGTGCTATCCCAGAAAATCAATACCATTATACCATGTTGTCAGGACTGGAGCCTTTGATCTTCAGACCTGAGCTCAATTTTGTCAATATCGGTGAGCGGACCAATGTGACTGGTTCCAAAGCATTTGCAAAACTGATTCTGACGGGCAAATTTGATGAAGCACTGGCAGTGGCGCGTCAACAAGTTGAAGCAGGAGCTCAAATTATTGATGTCAATATGGATGAAGGGCTTTTGGATGGGGCAAAGGCCATGAGAGAATTTTTGCATCTGATTGGATCAGAACCCGACATCGTCAAAATTCCTGTGATGATAGATTCTTCCAAATGGGAAGTCATAGAAGCGGGATTGCAATGTTTGCAAGGTAAATCCATCGTAAATTCGATTTCACTTAAAGAAGGAGAAGAAGTATTTCTGGCACAGGCCAAAAAGGTGAAGAGATATGGTGCTGCTGTCGTGGTCATGGCTTTTGATGAACAGGGACAGGCCGACAGTTTGGATAGGAAAGTTGAAATTTGCACGCGGGCTTTTCATCTCCTAATCGATAAAGCAAATTTCAAAGCGGAAGACATTATTTTTGATCCCAATATTTTTGCCATAGCGACTGGCATTGAAGAACACAATGAATACGCGATCCACTACATTGAAGCCACAAGAATTATCAAAAAATTATGTCCTGGTGTAAAAATAAGTGGTGGTGTCAGCAATTTATCTTTTTCCTTCAGAGGAAATGAAACGGTGCGAAGGGCCATGCATTCCGCTTTTTTATACCATGCCATACAGGCAGGAATGGACATGGGTATTGTCAATGCAGGTGTAATAGATATCTATGATGACATTTCGCCAGAATTATTGGTTCTTGTTGAAGATACCTTATTTAATAGGCGTCCTGACGCCACTGAAAGATTAACTCAATTTGCAGATTCAATCAAAGGAACTTCAACAAAAGATAAAAAAGCAGAGGAGGCCTGGAGATCACTTGAACCGGACGATCGATTAAAATATGCATTGGTCAAAGGTATTAATGAATTCATCATTCAGGATACGAAGGAGGCTTTGGAGAAATTAAAAATACCACTCCAAATTATTGAAGGCCCCCTTATGGATGGCATGAATGAAGTAGGTGATCTTTTTGGTGCTGGAAAAATGTTTTTGCCACAAGTGGTCAAAAGTGCGCGGGTCATGAAGCAGGCAGTTGCCTACTTGACTCCCCTGATGGAATCTGAAAACAAAGAAGAAAATAAAAAAGGAAAAATTCTTTTGGCCACAGTCAAAGGAGATGTACATGATATCGGTAAAAATATTGTTGGGGTTGTACTGGCGTGCAATTCTTATGAAATTCACGATTTGGGAGTGATGGTTTCTGCTGACAAAATTTTAGAGTCTGCAAAAGAAATGAAAGCAGATGTAATCGGTCTCAGTGGATTGATTACACCTTCACTGGATGAAATGGTTCATGTGGCTGAAGAGATGACCAAAAGAAATTATGCAGTCCCACTTCTGATCGGAGGCGCTACCACTTCAAAGCTGCACACTGCACTAAAGATCGAACCAAAATATTCCCATCCCGTAGTCCATGTTCTGGATGCTTCACGGGCTGTTGGTGTTGTTAGCAATTTACTCAATCAGGATAAGGAAGTTCGCAATGATTATATTGAACAGATTCGATCAGAATACGAACAAGTCAGAATTCAAAGAGAAAAAAGAAATGCCGGAAAAATATTGCTTTCAATCCAACAGGCACGCGAAAACAAGTTTGTTTTTGATTGGAAAAATTATCAAATTCCTGTACCAAAAAAACTGGGAATTCAAATACATGAACTCAATCTCAAAGTCCTAAGTGAATACATTGACTGGACTCCATTTTTTCTGTCTTGGGAGTTAGCGGGAAGATATCCTGCTATTTTTGAAGATCCTGTGGTTGGGCACGAGGCAAAAAAATTATTTGAGGATGCAAATCAGTTATTAAAGCATATCATTGATCAGAAGCTTATTTCAGCCATTGGAATTACTGGAATCTTTCCTGCTAATTCAGACACAGATGATATTTTGATCTATGATGTTGAAAAACCAGATCAAATAAATTACAAGCTGCATCATTTGCGCCAACAAATAAAGAAAACTGCTGGACAGCCAAATTTCTGTTTATCGGATTACCTTGCACCCAAATCATCCGACACAAAAGATTATATCGGTGCATTTGCAGTCACTGCAGGAATTGGTGTTGATCAGCTCGTGAAGCAATATGAATCCAAGCATGATGACTACCATGCCATTTTGGTGAAAGCGATTGCGGACAGATTGGCAGAAGCGGCTGCTGAGTATTTGCACCTACAGATTCGTACCAATCTTTGGGCTTATTCGGAGAACGAGAACCTGAATAATGATGATTTAATTTCTGAAAAATACCTGGGCATAAGACCTGCCCCCGGGTATCCTGCCTGTCCGGATCATACCGAAAAAGACCTGTTGTGGAAACTCTTGGATGTAGAAAAAAACACGGGAATGATCCTGACAAGTTCAAAAGCCATGTATCCAGCTGCATCGGTAAGCGGGTGGTATTTTTCTCATCCCGAATCCAAATATTTTGGAATTTCAGAAATCGGTGAAGATCAGCTGGAAGATTATTGCAAGCGGAAAAGCTGGACTCTGGAGGAGGGCAAAAAATGGTTAAGCCCTCTATTGCCATAA
- a CDS encoding homoserine dehydrogenase, with translation MKQLNIGLFGFGCVGQGLHFALQHSTGFKANIKKIVVKHQNKERLVASDLISYDKFEILDDPEIDLIVELIDDANDAFEIVKLAMLRGKHVVTANKKMLALNLAELMSLQQKKKLSLLYEASACGSIPIIRTLEEYFDNEDLLQLSGIFNGTTNYILTKTIDEGIDYQTALKGAQMEGFAESDPTSDVEGFDPKYKAVILCLHAFGLIVHPDKILNLGISSLHANDIRYASEKSLKIKLLPVIRKMDDHQITAYVIPHFINTSNNLYKVDREFNGVIVEGQFSGQQFFQGKGAGSHPTGSAVLSDISALSYDYKYSFKKFEQKGPKNFTMDVSLNVYLRINTKSDLEHIVFKEIHSQYYSKDYNFVVGKISLDQLFRSQNYLRNHKLFCAVIE, from the coding sequence ATGAAACAACTCAATATTGGACTATTTGGATTTGGCTGTGTTGGTCAGGGCCTGCATTTTGCACTCCAGCACAGCACTGGATTTAAGGCAAACATCAAAAAAATAGTTGTCAAACATCAAAACAAAGAAAGATTGGTAGCATCTGATCTGATCAGTTATGATAAATTTGAAATTTTGGATGATCCTGAAATTGATTTAATTGTTGAATTAATCGATGACGCCAATGATGCTTTCGAAATTGTCAAATTGGCCATGTTGCGTGGAAAACACGTGGTAACTGCCAATAAAAAAATGCTGGCCTTGAATCTTGCGGAATTAATGTCTTTACAGCAGAAAAAAAAATTGAGTCTCCTTTACGAAGCATCAGCATGTGGAAGTATACCCATCATCCGCACGTTGGAAGAATATTTTGACAACGAAGATTTGCTTCAGCTTTCAGGAATCTTCAACGGTACCACCAATTATATTCTAACGAAAACCATCGACGAAGGTATAGATTACCAAACTGCTTTAAAGGGAGCTCAAATGGAAGGATTTGCTGAATCTGATCCCACCAGCGATGTAGAGGGATTTGATCCAAAATACAAGGCTGTTATCCTTTGTCTCCATGCCTTTGGACTCATCGTCCATCCTGATAAAATCCTAAATCTGGGCATCAGCTCACTTCATGCAAATGACATCCGGTATGCCAGCGAAAAATCACTTAAGATAAAATTACTCCCTGTCATTCGCAAAATGGATGATCATCAAATCACAGCCTATGTAATCCCCCATTTTATAAATACAAGTAACAACTTGTACAAAGTGGATCGGGAGTTTAATGGAGTTATTGTGGAAGGACAATTTAGTGGTCAACAATTTTTTCAGGGAAAGGGAGCCGGAAGTCACCCCACCGGCAGTGCAGTCCTTTCAGATATTTCGGCCCTTTCTTATGATTACAAATATTCTTTTAAAAAATTCGAACAAAAAGGTCCTAAAAATTTTACAATGGATGTCTCACTGAATGTGTACCTTAGAATCAATACAAAATCTGATCTTGAACATATTGTTTTTAAGGAAATTCATTCCCAATATTACAGCAAGGATTATAATTTTGTGGTTGGTAAAATCAGTTTGGATCAATTGTTTCGGTCACAAAATTATCTGAGAAATCATAAGCTTTTTTGTGCAGTAATAGAATAA
- a CDS encoding aminotransferase class I/II-fold pyridoxal phosphate-dependent enzyme, with product MEKKNFETTAIRTQIPRSNFKEHSAPLYLSSSFVFETAEGLRAAFNEENDDYIYSRYSNPNVDELVQKVCLLEGAEDGIAFSSGMAAVFNSLFPLLNQGDHILSCASIFGASNTLFTKYFPKYGITTHFFNALETHQIENYLLPNTKIIFLETPTNPTIELLDLAYISEVAKKHQILLVVDNCFATPYLQQPIQFGADLVIHSSTKYMDGQGRVLGGLSVGKKELIREIYLFARISGPSLSAFNAWLISKSLETLGLRMDRHSQNALFVAKNLENHPNISKTIYPGLESHPQFHLAKKQMKTGGGILAFSLKGGYLEAQRWMDGLKMICISPNLGDSRTIATHPASSTHCKLTSKDRQALGITDGLIRISVGLENENDILEDILQAFHRK from the coding sequence ATGGAAAAGAAGAATTTTGAAACGACCGCCATCCGAACACAAATACCTCGTTCTAATTTCAAAGAACACTCCGCACCTCTGTATCTAAGCTCAAGTTTTGTATTTGAAACAGCGGAAGGATTGAGAGCGGCTTTCAATGAAGAAAATGACGATTACATATACTCCAGGTACAGCAATCCCAATGTAGATGAACTTGTTCAAAAAGTTTGTCTGCTTGAGGGTGCAGAAGACGGAATAGCCTTCTCTTCCGGAATGGCTGCCGTTTTTAACAGCTTGTTTCCCCTTTTAAATCAGGGAGACCATATCCTAAGTTGTGCCTCCATATTTGGAGCAAGCAATACACTTTTTACCAAATATTTTCCAAAATATGGAATCACAACTCACTTTTTTAATGCACTGGAAACCCATCAGATTGAAAACTACCTTCTACCAAATACGAAAATCATCTTTCTGGAAACACCCACCAATCCAACGATTGAGTTGCTGGATCTGGCCTACATTTCAGAAGTAGCCAAAAAGCATCAGATTTTATTGGTAGTAGACAATTGTTTTGCAACACCCTATCTTCAACAACCCATTCAATTTGGCGCAGATCTGGTGATTCACTCTTCTACCAAATATATGGATGGACAAGGCAGGGTCCTTGGTGGTTTGTCGGTCGGAAAAAAAGAGTTGATTCGGGAAATCTATTTGTTTGCAAGAATTTCAGGACCAAGTCTTTCAGCCTTCAATGCCTGGCTTATCAGCAAAAGCCTAGAAACATTGGGATTAAGGATGGACAGGCACAGCCAGAATGCATTGTTTGTCGCGAAAAATCTTGAAAATCACCCTAACATTTCCAAAACAATTTATCCTGGCTTGGAGTCACACCCTCAATTCCATCTCGCCAAAAAACAAATGAAAACCGGAGGCGGAATTCTTGCTTTTTCTCTCAAAGGTGGATATCTGGAAGCACAAAGATGGATGGACGGATTAAAAATGATTTGCATTTCTCCAAATTTAGGAGATAGTAGAACCATTGCCACTCATCCCGCTAGTTCTACACATTGCAAACTGACTTCAAAAGATCGTCAAGCCCTTGGAATTACGGATGGTCTCATTAGAATTTCTGTCGGTCTTGAAAATGAAAACGATATACTGGAAGACATCCTTCAAGCATTTCATAGAAAATAA
- a CDS encoding OsmC family protein, whose product MKTEINIKRQDQDFLLEARNSTGNTLLIDASESFGGHQQGIRPMELVLAALGGCSSIDIIHILRKQKQECDSFEVEIQTERIAIEQHTEFSKILLIFRLNGPIKKTSAINAINLSIDKYCSVAKIIETKSQITTQLILNGKEEF is encoded by the coding sequence ATGAAAACAGAAATTAATATTAAAAGGCAGGATCAAGATTTCTTGTTGGAGGCAAGGAATTCAACCGGAAACACCCTTCTCATAGACGCCTCGGAATCCTTTGGCGGACATCAACAAGGCATTCGTCCGATGGAATTGGTTCTTGCTGCATTGGGTGGATGCAGTAGCATCGACATCATCCATATCTTGAGAAAACAAAAACAAGAATGCGATTCCTTTGAAGTTGAAATTCAAACAGAGCGCATTGCCATTGAGCAACATACAGAATTCAGTAAAATTTTACTGATTTTCAGATTGAATGGGCCTATAAAAAAAACCAGTGCCATAAATGCCATCAATTTATCCATTGATAAGTATTGCTCAGTTGCAAAAATCATAGAAACAAAATCACAAATCACCACACAATTAATACTGAATGGAAAAGAAGAATTTTGA
- a CDS encoding alpha/beta fold hydrolase codes for MSHNIRYFKAGDFVTENGSKLEKLKIAYHTFGSWKGNDTKVIWVCHALTASSDVSEWWSNLFGAGKILDPKKYYIVCANNLGSCYGTCYQFQENENELSNQEKLSIRDQVQCHRLLQKKLGIHKIYLLIGGSQGAQQAMEWAIIDPMAIQNLVLIATNARHSAWGIAFNEAQRMALESGEMGIHTARAIAMLSYRNYQMYEKTRDYKGSEAIQNILQYQRYQGSKLANRFTRKAYYILSIAMDLHDVGRGRNSMEEALKRIQAKTLIIGISSDQLFPVVEQKYLSKHIAHSKLHIIRSEYGHDGFLTEGNKVNRLVLKFLAS; via the coding sequence ATGAGTCATAATATCCGGTATTTCAAAGCAGGTGATTTCGTGACTGAAAACGGATCCAAATTGGAGAAGCTAAAAATAGCTTATCATACTTTTGGCAGCTGGAAAGGAAACGATACAAAGGTGATTTGGGTCTGTCATGCTTTGACTGCCAGTTCTGATGTATCTGAATGGTGGTCCAATCTATTTGGAGCCGGTAAAATCCTGGATCCCAAAAAATATTACATCGTTTGCGCTAACAATCTTGGTTCTTGTTACGGAACCTGCTATCAATTCCAAGAAAACGAAAATGAATTATCCAACCAGGAAAAACTAAGTATAAGGGATCAGGTTCAATGCCATCGACTTCTTCAAAAAAAATTGGGAATTCATAAAATCTATCTTTTGATTGGAGGCTCGCAAGGAGCTCAACAAGCCATGGAATGGGCCATTATAGATCCCATGGCCATTCAAAATTTGGTATTAATTGCCACCAATGCAAGGCATTCTGCATGGGGCATTGCATTCAACGAAGCACAAAGGATGGCCCTTGAGAGCGGGGAGATGGGAATCCATACAGCCCGCGCGATTGCGATGTTGAGTTACAGAAATTATCAGATGTATGAAAAAACCCGTGATTACAAAGGAAGTGAAGCTATTCAAAACATTCTACAGTATCAAAGGTATCAGGGTTCTAAATTGGCCAATCGATTTACCCGAAAAGCATATTATATACTCAGCATTGCCATGGACTTGCACGATGTAGGGAGGGGCCGCAATTCAATGGAAGAAGCACTCAAAAGAATACAGGCAAAAACTTTGATCATTGGCATTTCCTCAGATCAATTATTTCCGGTTGTAGAACAAAAATATCTTTCAAAACACATTGCTCATTCAAAATTGCACATTATCCGATCAGAATATGGCCATGATGGATTTTTGACAGAAGGAAATAAAGTAAACCGTTTGGTTTTAAAATTTTTAGCATCATGA